A single Cottoperca gobio chromosome 3, fCotGob3.1, whole genome shotgun sequence DNA region contains:
- the cep89 gene encoding centrosomal protein of 89 kDa isoform X3, translating into MLKFSFRREKDKEFKHIAHGLIPAASIAPKPAVPRTPPPRSPNPSPERPRSALAAAILSSTLTGQTWAIPPVRPRSFSESGLSESFISEPNISTALFNRDRWSEDLASRPRLSSPDHSEEELEDKEEEVESEEDREEHVYQTLDRGNNCSITEPVYSRPLKHKNSTPQFFQMSGRRGPSPDFSEESSFQPPEASGDSSKKKACVRRSLGSRKEDVPAALPILTTAHSSQAKNPKHPTRLSPEPSKSCDEVHREVAWALPEKNTRMVDEQKILEERLQRLEQEINNGQAASNARLSAGTQAELLNLRQHAQELVDENDALKLTVHRLNVELSRYQTHFRPLSKQEGSRISGLPKTGSPPPWLLDMKYLSPLLLAYEDRMNEKDALLQTTEEEVKRLRVHVEEVVKENERLHDEIAKIGGVGQKNCHQLQQQALLVLQENQVLIDQLEAQHVKAKASHSRHQSEVSKVSKQLILLEVEKQRLQEGLQESRREAQNNGKELQILQVRLKDAITWDEHCNIAGKLRRQSEQQDSKNKSETDELLIRLSTLQEENRSLALDKANLTADLKTMEAEWELTKQANRKAERRMSVLKRQKEECVVKEEKTRHYIGAVISVAEQISQERDQLIQMASVLQQEKQGFVSRILNGTVRFGKLQEEVKRFSCMPQPCSLHVSLRSTRQL; encoded by the exons ATGTTAAAATTCAGCTTCAGGAGGGAGAAGGACAAGGAGTTT AAGCATATAGCTCATGGTTTGATCCCTGCCGCCTCCATTGCTCCCAAGCCTGCTGTGCCTCGCACCCCGCCCCCTCGCAGCCCaaacccctcacctgagagACCCAG ATCAGCCTTAGCAGCAGCCATCTTGTCTTCTACGCTCACTGGACAAACATGGGCCATCCCCCCTGTCCGGCCGAGATCTTTCTCTGAGAGTGGCCTTTCAGAGTCTTTCATATCTGAACCAAACATCAGCACAGCACTTTTCAACAG AGACAGATGGTCAGAAGATTTGGCGAGCCGACCACGCCTGTCCTCCCCTGACCATTCAGAGGAGGAGTTGGAAGacaaggaagaggaggtggagagtgAAGAGGACAGGGAAGAACATGTTTACCAAACTCTTGACAGAGGGAATAATTGTTCAATCACAGAACCAGTCTATTCCCGGCCACTAAAACATAAG aACAGTACACCCCAGTTTTTTCAGATGTCTGGCAGAAGAGGGCCTTCTCCAG ATTTCTCTGAGGAAAGCAGTTTCCAGCCTCCTGAAGCCAGCGGGGATTCTTCCAAGAAGAAAGCCTGTGTCAGGAGGAGCCTTGGAAGTCGGAAAGAAGATGTGCCGG CTGCGCTACCCATCCTAACCACTGCCCATTCCAGCCAAGCTAAAAACCCAAAACACCCGACCCGGCTGTCTCCAGAGCCCAGCAAGTCATGCGATGAGGTGCACAGGGAGGTAGCGTGGGCCTTgccagagaaaaacacaaggatgGTAGATGAACAAAAGATTCTGGAGGAGAGGCTGCAACGGCTGGAGCAAGAGATCAATAACGGCCAAGCCGCATCAAACGCCAGGTTATCAGCAG GCACTCAGGCAGAGCTACTGAATTTGAGGCAACACGCTCAGGAGCTGGTGGATGAAAATGACGCCCTCAAATTGACAGTTCACCGCCTGAACGTTGAGCTGAGCCGTTACCAAACCCACTTCAGACCATTGTCCAAACAGGAG GGCTCCAGAATCAGTGGCTTACCAAAGACAGGGTCTCCTCCTCCCTGGCTG CTTGACATGAAGTATttatctcctctgctgctggccTATGAAGACAGGATGAACGAGAAAGATGCACTTCTGCAAACTACTGAG gaggaggtgaagaggtTGCGTGTTCATGTAGAGGAGGTGgtaaaagaaaatgagagaCTCCATGATGAAATTGCAAAGATCGGAGGGGTCGGCCAGAAGAACTG tcatCAGCTACAACAACAGGCCCTTCTGGTTCTGCAGGAGAATCAGGTTCTGATTGATCAGCTCGAGGCTCAGCATGTTAAGGCGAAGGCCAGCCACAGCAGACATCAGTCCGAAG tTTCCAAGGTGTCTAAGCAACTAATATTGTTAGAGGTGGAAAAGCAGCGTTTGCAGGAAGGCCTGCaagagagcaggagggaggcTCAGAACAATGGGAAAGAATTACAAATTCTGCAGGTCCGCCTGAAGGACGCCATCACCTGGGACGAACACTGCAACATCGCTGGGAAACTCAGACG ACAATCGGAGCAGCAAGACAGTAAGAATAAAAGTGAGACAGACGAGTTGCTTATCAGATTGTCCACCCTGCAAGAGGAGAATAGGAGTCTGGCTCTGGACAAAGCCAACCTGACTGCTGATCTAAAGACAATGGAGGCTGAGTGGGAACTCACCAAACAAGCCAACAG gaaggcagagaggaggatgagtgtattgaagagacagaaagaagagtgtgtggtgaaagaggagaagacTCGGCATTACATTGGAGCTGTCATTTCTGTGGCGGAGCAGATTTCCCAGGAGAGAGACCAACTAATACAGATG GCTTCGGTTCTTCAGCAGGAAAAGCAGGGATTCGTCAGCAGGATTCTGAATGGCACAGTTCGATTCGGAAAACTACAGGAAGAAGTCAAA
- the cep89 gene encoding centrosomal protein of 89 kDa isoform X4, translating into MLKFSFRREKDKEFKHIAHGLIPAASIAPKPAVPRTPPPRSPNPSPERPRSALAAAILSSTLTGQTWAIPPVRPRSFSESGLSESFISEPNISTALFNRDRWSEDLASRPRLSSPDHSEEELEDKEEEVESEEDREEHVYQTLDRGNNCSITEPVYSRPLKHKNSTPQFFQMSGRRGPSPDFSEESSFQPPEASGDSSKKKACVRRSLGSRKEDVPAALPILTTAHSSQAKNPKHPTRLSPEPSKSCDEVHREVAWALPEKNTRMVDEQKILEERLQRLEQEINNGQAASNARLSAGTQAELLNLRQHAQELVDENDALKLTVHRLNVELSRYQTHFRPLSKQEGSRISGLPKTGSPPPWLLDMKYLSPLLLAYEDRMNEKDALLQTTEEEVKRLRVHVEEVVKENERLHDEIAKIGGVGQKNCHQLQQQALLVLQENQVLIDQLEAQHVKAKASHSRHQSEVSKVSKQLILLEVEKQRLQEGLQESRREAQNNGKELQILQVRLKDAITWDEHCNIAGKLRRQSEQQDSKNKSETDELLIRLSTLQEENRSLALDKANLTADLKTMEAEWELTKQANRKAERRMSVLKRQKEECVVKEEKTRHYIGAVISVAEQISQERDQLIQMASVLQQEKQGFVSRILNGTVRFGKLQEEVKITITYSQVPGIRDTFPSSH; encoded by the exons ATGTTAAAATTCAGCTTCAGGAGGGAGAAGGACAAGGAGTTT AAGCATATAGCTCATGGTTTGATCCCTGCCGCCTCCATTGCTCCCAAGCCTGCTGTGCCTCGCACCCCGCCCCCTCGCAGCCCaaacccctcacctgagagACCCAG ATCAGCCTTAGCAGCAGCCATCTTGTCTTCTACGCTCACTGGACAAACATGGGCCATCCCCCCTGTCCGGCCGAGATCTTTCTCTGAGAGTGGCCTTTCAGAGTCTTTCATATCTGAACCAAACATCAGCACAGCACTTTTCAACAG AGACAGATGGTCAGAAGATTTGGCGAGCCGACCACGCCTGTCCTCCCCTGACCATTCAGAGGAGGAGTTGGAAGacaaggaagaggaggtggagagtgAAGAGGACAGGGAAGAACATGTTTACCAAACTCTTGACAGAGGGAATAATTGTTCAATCACAGAACCAGTCTATTCCCGGCCACTAAAACATAAG aACAGTACACCCCAGTTTTTTCAGATGTCTGGCAGAAGAGGGCCTTCTCCAG ATTTCTCTGAGGAAAGCAGTTTCCAGCCTCCTGAAGCCAGCGGGGATTCTTCCAAGAAGAAAGCCTGTGTCAGGAGGAGCCTTGGAAGTCGGAAAGAAGATGTGCCGG CTGCGCTACCCATCCTAACCACTGCCCATTCCAGCCAAGCTAAAAACCCAAAACACCCGACCCGGCTGTCTCCAGAGCCCAGCAAGTCATGCGATGAGGTGCACAGGGAGGTAGCGTGGGCCTTgccagagaaaaacacaaggatgGTAGATGAACAAAAGATTCTGGAGGAGAGGCTGCAACGGCTGGAGCAAGAGATCAATAACGGCCAAGCCGCATCAAACGCCAGGTTATCAGCAG GCACTCAGGCAGAGCTACTGAATTTGAGGCAACACGCTCAGGAGCTGGTGGATGAAAATGACGCCCTCAAATTGACAGTTCACCGCCTGAACGTTGAGCTGAGCCGTTACCAAACCCACTTCAGACCATTGTCCAAACAGGAG GGCTCCAGAATCAGTGGCTTACCAAAGACAGGGTCTCCTCCTCCCTGGCTG CTTGACATGAAGTATttatctcctctgctgctggccTATGAAGACAGGATGAACGAGAAAGATGCACTTCTGCAAACTACTGAG gaggaggtgaagaggtTGCGTGTTCATGTAGAGGAGGTGgtaaaagaaaatgagagaCTCCATGATGAAATTGCAAAGATCGGAGGGGTCGGCCAGAAGAACTG tcatCAGCTACAACAACAGGCCCTTCTGGTTCTGCAGGAGAATCAGGTTCTGATTGATCAGCTCGAGGCTCAGCATGTTAAGGCGAAGGCCAGCCACAGCAGACATCAGTCCGAAG tTTCCAAGGTGTCTAAGCAACTAATATTGTTAGAGGTGGAAAAGCAGCGTTTGCAGGAAGGCCTGCaagagagcaggagggaggcTCAGAACAATGGGAAAGAATTACAAATTCTGCAGGTCCGCCTGAAGGACGCCATCACCTGGGACGAACACTGCAACATCGCTGGGAAACTCAGACG ACAATCGGAGCAGCAAGACAGTAAGAATAAAAGTGAGACAGACGAGTTGCTTATCAGATTGTCCACCCTGCAAGAGGAGAATAGGAGTCTGGCTCTGGACAAAGCCAACCTGACTGCTGATCTAAAGACAATGGAGGCTGAGTGGGAACTCACCAAACAAGCCAACAG gaaggcagagaggaggatgagtgtattgaagagacagaaagaagagtgtgtggtgaaagaggagaagacTCGGCATTACATTGGAGCTGTCATTTCTGTGGCGGAGCAGATTTCCCAGGAGAGAGACCAACTAATACAGATG GCTTCGGTTCTTCAGCAGGAAAAGCAGGGATTCGTCAGCAGGATTCTGAATGGCACAGTTCGATTCGGAAAACTACAGGAAGAAGTCAAA
- the cep89 gene encoding centrosomal protein of 89 kDa isoform X5, with product MLKFSFRREKDKEFKHIAHGLIPAASIAPKPAVPRTPPPRSPNPSPERPRSALAAAILSSTLTGQTWAIPPVRPRSFSESGLSESFISEPNISTALFNRDRWSEDLASRPRLSSPDHSEEELEDKEEEVESEEDREEHVYQTLDRGNNCSITEPVYSRPLKHKNSTPQFFQMSGRRGPSPDFSEESSFQPPEASGDSSKKKACVRRSLGSRKEDVPAALPILTTAHSSQAKNPKHPTRLSPEPSKSCDEVHREVAWALPEKNTRMVDEQKILEERLQRLEQEINNGQAASNARLSAGTQAELLNLRQHAQELVDENDALKLTVHRLNVELSRYQTHFRPLSKQEGSRISGLPKTGSPPPWLLDMKYLSPLLLAYEDRMNEKDALLQTTEEEVKRLRVHVEEVVKENERLHDEIAKIGGVGQKNCHQLQQQALLVLQENQVLIDQLEAQHVKAKASHSRHQSEVSKVSKQLILLEVEKQRLQEGLQESRREAQNNGKELQILQVRLKDAITWDEHCNIAGKLRRQSEQQDSKNKSETDELLIRLSTLQEENRSLALDKANLTADLKTMEAEWELTKQANRKAERRMSVLKRQKEECVVKEEKTRHYIGAVISVAEQISQERDQLIQMASVLQQEKQGFVSRILNGTVRFGKLQEEVKYI from the exons ATGTTAAAATTCAGCTTCAGGAGGGAGAAGGACAAGGAGTTT AAGCATATAGCTCATGGTTTGATCCCTGCCGCCTCCATTGCTCCCAAGCCTGCTGTGCCTCGCACCCCGCCCCCTCGCAGCCCaaacccctcacctgagagACCCAG ATCAGCCTTAGCAGCAGCCATCTTGTCTTCTACGCTCACTGGACAAACATGGGCCATCCCCCCTGTCCGGCCGAGATCTTTCTCTGAGAGTGGCCTTTCAGAGTCTTTCATATCTGAACCAAACATCAGCACAGCACTTTTCAACAG AGACAGATGGTCAGAAGATTTGGCGAGCCGACCACGCCTGTCCTCCCCTGACCATTCAGAGGAGGAGTTGGAAGacaaggaagaggaggtggagagtgAAGAGGACAGGGAAGAACATGTTTACCAAACTCTTGACAGAGGGAATAATTGTTCAATCACAGAACCAGTCTATTCCCGGCCACTAAAACATAAG aACAGTACACCCCAGTTTTTTCAGATGTCTGGCAGAAGAGGGCCTTCTCCAG ATTTCTCTGAGGAAAGCAGTTTCCAGCCTCCTGAAGCCAGCGGGGATTCTTCCAAGAAGAAAGCCTGTGTCAGGAGGAGCCTTGGAAGTCGGAAAGAAGATGTGCCGG CTGCGCTACCCATCCTAACCACTGCCCATTCCAGCCAAGCTAAAAACCCAAAACACCCGACCCGGCTGTCTCCAGAGCCCAGCAAGTCATGCGATGAGGTGCACAGGGAGGTAGCGTGGGCCTTgccagagaaaaacacaaggatgGTAGATGAACAAAAGATTCTGGAGGAGAGGCTGCAACGGCTGGAGCAAGAGATCAATAACGGCCAAGCCGCATCAAACGCCAGGTTATCAGCAG GCACTCAGGCAGAGCTACTGAATTTGAGGCAACACGCTCAGGAGCTGGTGGATGAAAATGACGCCCTCAAATTGACAGTTCACCGCCTGAACGTTGAGCTGAGCCGTTACCAAACCCACTTCAGACCATTGTCCAAACAGGAG GGCTCCAGAATCAGTGGCTTACCAAAGACAGGGTCTCCTCCTCCCTGGCTG CTTGACATGAAGTATttatctcctctgctgctggccTATGAAGACAGGATGAACGAGAAAGATGCACTTCTGCAAACTACTGAG gaggaggtgaagaggtTGCGTGTTCATGTAGAGGAGGTGgtaaaagaaaatgagagaCTCCATGATGAAATTGCAAAGATCGGAGGGGTCGGCCAGAAGAACTG tcatCAGCTACAACAACAGGCCCTTCTGGTTCTGCAGGAGAATCAGGTTCTGATTGATCAGCTCGAGGCTCAGCATGTTAAGGCGAAGGCCAGCCACAGCAGACATCAGTCCGAAG tTTCCAAGGTGTCTAAGCAACTAATATTGTTAGAGGTGGAAAAGCAGCGTTTGCAGGAAGGCCTGCaagagagcaggagggaggcTCAGAACAATGGGAAAGAATTACAAATTCTGCAGGTCCGCCTGAAGGACGCCATCACCTGGGACGAACACTGCAACATCGCTGGGAAACTCAGACG ACAATCGGAGCAGCAAGACAGTAAGAATAAAAGTGAGACAGACGAGTTGCTTATCAGATTGTCCACCCTGCAAGAGGAGAATAGGAGTCTGGCTCTGGACAAAGCCAACCTGACTGCTGATCTAAAGACAATGGAGGCTGAGTGGGAACTCACCAAACAAGCCAACAG gaaggcagagaggaggatgagtgtattgaagagacagaaagaagagtgtgtggtgaaagaggagaagacTCGGCATTACATTGGAGCTGTCATTTCTGTGGCGGAGCAGATTTCCCAGGAGAGAGACCAACTAATACAGATG GCTTCGGTTCTTCAGCAGGAAAAGCAGGGATTCGTCAGCAGGATTCTGAATGGCACAGTTCGATTCGGAAAACTACAGGAAGAAGTCAAA
- the cep89 gene encoding centrosomal protein of 89 kDa isoform X2 yields the protein MLKFSFRREKDKEFKHIAHGLIPAASIAPKPAVPRTPPPRSPNPSPERPRSALAAAILSSTLTGQTWAIPPVRPRSFSESGLSESFISEPNISTALFNRDRWSEDLASRPRLSSPDHSEEELEDKEEEVESEEDREEHVYQTLDRGNNCSITEPVYSRPLKHKNSTPQFFQMSGRRGPSPDFSEESSFQPPEASGDSSKKKACVRRSLGSRKEDVPAALPILTTAHSSQAKNPKHPTRLSPEPSKSCDEVHREVAWALPEKNTRMVDEQKILEERLQRLEQEINNGQAASNARLSAGTQAELLNLRQHAQELVDENDALKLTVHRLNVELSRYQTHFRPLSKQEGSRISGLPKTGSPPPWLLDMKYLSPLLLAYEDRMNEKDALLQTTEEEVKRLRVHVEEVVKENERLHDEIAKIGGVGQKNCHQLQQQALLVLQENQVLIDQLEAQHVKAKASHSRHQSEVSKVSKQLILLEVEKQRLQEGLQESRREAQNNGKELQILQVRLKDAITWDEHCNIAGKLRRQSEQQDSKNKSETDELLIRLSTLQEENRSLALDKANLTADLKTMEAEWELTKQANRKAERRMSVLKRQKEECVVKEEKTRHYIGAVISVAEQISQERDQLIQMASVLQQEKQGFVSRILNGTVRFGKLQEEVKSALLLHASAVQLTRLIEVNAATVTFLQ from the exons ATGTTAAAATTCAGCTTCAGGAGGGAGAAGGACAAGGAGTTT AAGCATATAGCTCATGGTTTGATCCCTGCCGCCTCCATTGCTCCCAAGCCTGCTGTGCCTCGCACCCCGCCCCCTCGCAGCCCaaacccctcacctgagagACCCAG ATCAGCCTTAGCAGCAGCCATCTTGTCTTCTACGCTCACTGGACAAACATGGGCCATCCCCCCTGTCCGGCCGAGATCTTTCTCTGAGAGTGGCCTTTCAGAGTCTTTCATATCTGAACCAAACATCAGCACAGCACTTTTCAACAG AGACAGATGGTCAGAAGATTTGGCGAGCCGACCACGCCTGTCCTCCCCTGACCATTCAGAGGAGGAGTTGGAAGacaaggaagaggaggtggagagtgAAGAGGACAGGGAAGAACATGTTTACCAAACTCTTGACAGAGGGAATAATTGTTCAATCACAGAACCAGTCTATTCCCGGCCACTAAAACATAAG aACAGTACACCCCAGTTTTTTCAGATGTCTGGCAGAAGAGGGCCTTCTCCAG ATTTCTCTGAGGAAAGCAGTTTCCAGCCTCCTGAAGCCAGCGGGGATTCTTCCAAGAAGAAAGCCTGTGTCAGGAGGAGCCTTGGAAGTCGGAAAGAAGATGTGCCGG CTGCGCTACCCATCCTAACCACTGCCCATTCCAGCCAAGCTAAAAACCCAAAACACCCGACCCGGCTGTCTCCAGAGCCCAGCAAGTCATGCGATGAGGTGCACAGGGAGGTAGCGTGGGCCTTgccagagaaaaacacaaggatgGTAGATGAACAAAAGATTCTGGAGGAGAGGCTGCAACGGCTGGAGCAAGAGATCAATAACGGCCAAGCCGCATCAAACGCCAGGTTATCAGCAG GCACTCAGGCAGAGCTACTGAATTTGAGGCAACACGCTCAGGAGCTGGTGGATGAAAATGACGCCCTCAAATTGACAGTTCACCGCCTGAACGTTGAGCTGAGCCGTTACCAAACCCACTTCAGACCATTGTCCAAACAGGAG GGCTCCAGAATCAGTGGCTTACCAAAGACAGGGTCTCCTCCTCCCTGGCTG CTTGACATGAAGTATttatctcctctgctgctggccTATGAAGACAGGATGAACGAGAAAGATGCACTTCTGCAAACTACTGAG gaggaggtgaagaggtTGCGTGTTCATGTAGAGGAGGTGgtaaaagaaaatgagagaCTCCATGATGAAATTGCAAAGATCGGAGGGGTCGGCCAGAAGAACTG tcatCAGCTACAACAACAGGCCCTTCTGGTTCTGCAGGAGAATCAGGTTCTGATTGATCAGCTCGAGGCTCAGCATGTTAAGGCGAAGGCCAGCCACAGCAGACATCAGTCCGAAG tTTCCAAGGTGTCTAAGCAACTAATATTGTTAGAGGTGGAAAAGCAGCGTTTGCAGGAAGGCCTGCaagagagcaggagggaggcTCAGAACAATGGGAAAGAATTACAAATTCTGCAGGTCCGCCTGAAGGACGCCATCACCTGGGACGAACACTGCAACATCGCTGGGAAACTCAGACG ACAATCGGAGCAGCAAGACAGTAAGAATAAAAGTGAGACAGACGAGTTGCTTATCAGATTGTCCACCCTGCAAGAGGAGAATAGGAGTCTGGCTCTGGACAAAGCCAACCTGACTGCTGATCTAAAGACAATGGAGGCTGAGTGGGAACTCACCAAACAAGCCAACAG gaaggcagagaggaggatgagtgtattgaagagacagaaagaagagtgtgtggtgaaagaggagaagacTCGGCATTACATTGGAGCTGTCATTTCTGTGGCGGAGCAGATTTCCCAGGAGAGAGACCAACTAATACAGATG GCTTCGGTTCTTCAGCAGGAAAAGCAGGGATTCGTCAGCAGGATTCTGAATGGCACAGTTCGATTCGGAAAACTACAGGAAGAAGTCAAA